One window of the Bremerella sp. JC817 genome contains the following:
- the recO gene encoding DNA repair protein RecO → MSAEKTLAIVIRTVDFSETSGIITLFTEEFGKISALAKGCKRPKSPFESGLDLLTVSRIVFLHKKSDSLDLLTEAKVERRFRGGQKSTEHLYAGYYVAELLAEMTDRSDPHPELFHLADDILSRLNRLEEVARLVLRFEMMLLRYLGQLPELTHCVETGEPIAERGRTPFGLLAGGVLSRRARSGHRQVIDVAIETLHLLATYAAEDERWQSTEIPSRLAMEVRALVNRYLSHTLGKTPRLREYLRILAI, encoded by the coding sequence ATGTCGGCGGAAAAGACGCTAGCAATCGTTATTCGAACCGTCGACTTCAGCGAGACCTCGGGCATCATCACGCTATTTACCGAGGAATTCGGCAAGATCTCGGCACTAGCGAAGGGATGCAAGCGTCCCAAGAGCCCCTTCGAGTCTGGCCTTGACCTGCTGACTGTAAGTCGAATAGTCTTCCTCCACAAAAAAAGCGACAGCCTCGACTTGCTTACGGAAGCGAAAGTCGAACGACGTTTTCGTGGTGGGCAGAAGAGCACCGAACATCTTTACGCCGGTTACTATGTGGCCGAGTTGTTAGCCGAGATGACCGATCGCTCCGATCCGCACCCGGAACTGTTTCATTTGGCCGACGATATCCTTTCGCGGTTGAACCGGTTGGAAGAGGTTGCTCGCTTAGTGTTGCGGTTTGAAATGATGCTGCTCCGCTACCTTGGCCAGTTGCCTGAGTTGACCCATTGTGTCGAAACAGGTGAACCGATTGCCGAGCGGGGGCGTACTCCTTTTGGACTGCTCGCTGGTGGCGTGCTTTCGCGAAGAGCCCGCAGTGGACATCGTCAGGTCATCGACGTGGCGATTGAAACATTGCACTTGTTAGCGACGTATGCCGCGGAGGACGAGCGGTGGCAATCGACTGAGATTCCATCACGTCTGGCCATGGAGGTCCGGGCACTCGTCAACAGATACCTTAGCCATACCCTGGGCAAGACACCCAGATTGCGAGAATACCTAAGAATTCTGGCGATCTGA
- a CDS encoding hemolysin family protein produces the protein MGPTLFVWLSTSSLLILILSSIAATILPDMLWHDLEEFCEKRNRPRLFSTIHEHHELAALAAQALQVLSLALFLISSQAWLFREESLLDPLTFTGDVVGVTAVLMVSMVWLPWAIAEHFGPAFIYYTWPVWSMVSTVLYPVTFGVDLLGGLLKRAAGIEDEPTDEEEDFEEEIRTIVTEAIREGHIEEDAREMIEGVMDLDDTETASIMTPRSEIDALAATTQWWETVEFISKTGRTRIPIWDGSRDNFAGLLYVKDLLPELARPESTRKSLLELSRPVIHVPQSMTVSELLKYFLRKRTHLALVVDEYHAVTGLVTIEDVLEEIVGEIVDEHDLDETDNGIVQISNEEADVTAKAHVEDINEVLGMELPEDDDYDTIGGLVIHEMKRIPKPGEKLQVGDVEILVTASDRRRIHQLRLIRTRQNKPQPA, from the coding sequence ATGGGACCCACGTTATTCGTCTGGCTGTCCACATCCAGTCTGTTGATTCTGATCCTGTCGTCGATCGCCGCCACGATTCTGCCTGACATGTTGTGGCACGACCTGGAAGAGTTTTGCGAAAAGCGAAACCGCCCCCGACTCTTCAGTACCATTCACGAGCACCACGAACTTGCCGCCCTGGCTGCCCAGGCCCTTCAAGTGCTCTCGCTGGCCTTGTTCCTGATTTCGAGCCAGGCCTGGCTGTTTCGGGAAGAGTCGCTCCTCGATCCACTCACGTTCACCGGCGACGTCGTCGGCGTGACGGCCGTTTTGATGGTGTCGATGGTCTGGCTGCCGTGGGCCATTGCCGAACATTTTGGCCCCGCCTTCATCTACTACACCTGGCCCGTCTGGTCGATGGTCAGCACGGTTCTTTACCCGGTTACCTTCGGCGTCGACCTGCTGGGCGGACTGTTGAAGCGTGCCGCTGGGATCGAAGACGAACCGACCGATGAAGAAGAAGACTTCGAAGAAGAGATCCGCACGATCGTGACCGAAGCAATCCGCGAAGGTCATATCGAAGAAGATGCCCGCGAAATGATCGAAGGGGTGATGGACCTCGACGATACCGAAACCGCCAGCATCATGACCCCTCGCAGCGAGATCGACGCCCTGGCCGCGACGACGCAGTGGTGGGAAACGGTCGAGTTTATCTCGAAGACTGGTCGCACACGAATCCCGATCTGGGATGGCAGCCGCGACAACTTCGCAGGCCTCTTATACGTGAAAGACCTGCTTCCCGAGTTAGCTCGTCCTGAGTCGACCCGCAAGTCACTGCTGGAACTTTCGCGTCCGGTCATCCATGTCCCGCAAAGCATGACGGTGAGTGAATTGCTGAAGTACTTCCTTCGCAAACGCACCCACCTGGCTTTGGTGGTTGACGAATACCATGCCGTCACCGGCCTGGTCACCATCGAAGACGTGCTGGAAGAAATCGTCGGCGAGATTGTCGACGAACACGATCTCGACGAAACCGATAACGGAATCGTCCAGATCTCGAACGAAGAAGCGGATGTTACCGCGAAGGCCCACGTCGAGGACATCAACGAAGTCCTGGGCATGGAACTCCCTGAAGATGACGATTACGATACGATCGGCGGGCTGGTGATCCACGAGATGAAACGGATTCCCAAGCCAGGCGAGAAGCTGCAGGTCGGCGACGTCGAGATCCTGGTCACTGCCTCGGATCGACGTCGGATTCACCAGTTGCGACTCATCCGAACTCGGCAAAACAAGCCCCAGCCAGCATAG
- the ybeY gene encoding rRNA maturation RNase YbeY, with translation MSSDYEVNLSNRQEEFNVPEALFVQAVSQVFSGEGYPRGEVGIAIVDNQEIHDFNVRFLQHDYPTDVITFPMDDEDGFLSGEIMLSAQYAADEAQQHGWSVEEEMTLYVVHGCLHLTGYDDHEDDDRLEMRRLEQHYLAKLGIQYNGQSPATGTPNQGAT, from the coding sequence ATGTCCTCCGACTACGAAGTCAATTTATCTAACCGCCAAGAGGAATTTAACGTTCCCGAGGCGTTATTCGTCCAGGCTGTCTCTCAAGTCTTCTCTGGGGAAGGATACCCACGGGGCGAAGTCGGTATCGCCATCGTGGACAACCAGGAGATCCACGACTTCAACGTTCGCTTTCTCCAACACGATTACCCGACCGATGTCATCACGTTTCCGATGGACGACGAAGATGGCTTTCTGTCTGGCGAGATCATGTTGAGTGCTCAATACGCTGCCGATGAGGCCCAGCAGCATGGCTGGTCGGTGGAAGAAGAAATGACTCTTTACGTCGTCCATGGCTGCTTGCACCTGACCGGCTACGACGATCACGAAGACGACGATCGCCTCGAGATGCGTCGGCTCGAGCAGCACTATCTGGCCAAGCTTGGCATTCAATACAACGGCCAGTCCCCAGCGACCGGTACCCCGAATCAAGGAGCGACTTAA
- a CDS encoding HDIG domain-containing metalloprotein: MDYRLGYVPPAEIHPRVQFSVPDPLATAKAQRDAENESMSVYINDPSRLDNMRTELQTTIARLQSAKQFDAEVERLWNEFFPIADDNVAPLDPKEREAQFTQLKALLGRDGMLNAFQQRIEAAMKPYASRGILAPDQLEQKQGQAASIIVVSAGPNPNQQIISQNDVLKAQVLEKIRRSLQLELEELVKDEDIKFFVRAVDFWVEKNLPGTLKIDPVATAKEREKAVAAVEPVMHIYSTKDAVVIAGKPLNDIDIDLLHAEHDAYCQQRSFFSKTIYSLAILGMYYALGTLCAIYLVFKCPTILRDLNEYLLFLVPVCATVALGYWFDDRWQAEIIPTMLLAMTISIVYRQEFALLVTACVSLAIVLTTGSGLIAFVTITATCSAATLSMNRIRSRNKLIFVGLWAGVVAFCTKYGVSIVSGQPVTMSLLQSAAWQGGFAIGAGFVMTGLLPFIEKAYGVLTDISLLELGDAADPLLQKLAQRAPGTYNHSITVASIAESAAESIGANGLLVRVGAYFHDIGKMMKPEYFVENQNASDNRHDGLNPAISTLVIIAHVKDGADLARQHRLPRALIDFIEQHHGTTLVEYFYRVASAKVEANPDEREVDETIYRYPGPKPQTKEAAVLMICDAVESACRTLVEPTSARISALVEELSMKRLLDGQFDECGLTLRELRQIQSSVTKSLTAVYHGRVKYPSSQPA, from the coding sequence ATGGACTATCGCCTGGGTTACGTTCCGCCAGCCGAGATCCATCCCCGGGTTCAATTCTCCGTTCCCGATCCACTGGCGACCGCCAAGGCGCAGCGCGATGCGGAAAATGAGTCGATGTCGGTCTACATCAACGACCCGTCTCGACTCGATAACATGCGGACCGAACTGCAGACCACGATTGCCCGGCTGCAAAGCGCGAAGCAGTTCGACGCCGAAGTCGAACGTCTCTGGAACGAGTTCTTCCCGATCGCAGACGACAACGTCGCTCCGCTCGATCCGAAAGAACGCGAAGCGCAGTTCACCCAGTTGAAAGCTTTGCTTGGTCGCGATGGCATGCTCAATGCCTTTCAGCAGCGGATCGAAGCGGCGATGAAGCCTTACGCTTCCCGCGGTATCCTGGCACCAGACCAGTTGGAACAGAAGCAAGGTCAGGCCGCGAGCATCATTGTGGTCTCGGCCGGTCCGAATCCGAATCAGCAGATCATTTCGCAGAACGATGTTCTGAAGGCTCAGGTCCTGGAAAAGATTCGCCGCAGCTTGCAGTTGGAACTGGAAGAACTAGTCAAAGACGAAGACATCAAGTTCTTTGTTCGCGCAGTCGACTTCTGGGTCGAAAAGAACCTGCCCGGCACGCTGAAAATCGATCCCGTTGCAACTGCGAAAGAACGTGAGAAAGCAGTCGCCGCAGTCGAACCGGTCATGCATATCTATTCGACGAAAGACGCCGTCGTTATCGCTGGCAAACCGCTCAACGACATCGACATCGATCTTTTGCATGCCGAGCACGACGCCTATTGCCAGCAGCGAAGCTTCTTCTCGAAAACGATCTATTCGCTGGCGATCCTGGGGATGTATTACGCCTTGGGAACGTTGTGTGCGATTTACCTGGTCTTTAAGTGCCCGACCATTCTGCGAGATCTGAACGAATACCTGCTGTTCTTGGTTCCGGTTTGTGCGACAGTCGCGCTTGGTTATTGGTTCGACGATCGCTGGCAGGCCGAGATCATCCCGACAATGCTGTTGGCCATGACGATCTCGATCGTCTATCGCCAGGAGTTCGCCTTGCTGGTGACCGCGTGCGTGAGTCTGGCCATCGTGCTGACAACCGGCAGCGGACTGATCGCGTTTGTTACGATTACTGCGACCTGCAGCGCCGCGACGCTTTCGATGAATCGCATCCGCAGCCGCAACAAGCTGATCTTCGTTGGCTTATGGGCTGGCGTAGTCGCCTTCTGCACGAAGTATGGTGTCAGCATCGTCTCTGGACAGCCCGTCACGATGTCGCTGCTGCAATCGGCGGCCTGGCAAGGTGGCTTCGCCATCGGTGCCGGCTTCGTGATGACAGGGCTGCTGCCGTTTATCGAAAAGGCGTACGGTGTGCTCACCGACATCAGCTTGCTGGAACTGGGCGATGCCGCTGATCCGTTGCTACAGAAACTAGCTCAGCGAGCCCCAGGTACTTATAACCACTCGATCACGGTCGCTTCGATCGCGGAGTCAGCCGCTGAATCGATTGGCGCCAACGGCCTTCTAGTTCGCGTGGGTGCTTATTTCCACGACATCGGCAAGATGATGAAGCCGGAATACTTTGTCGAAAACCAGAATGCATCCGACAATCGTCACGATGGCTTGAACCCGGCGATTAGCACGCTGGTGATTATCGCTCACGTGAAAGATGGAGCCGACTTGGCGCGGCAGCACCGGTTGCCGCGCGCGCTTATCGACTTCATCGAACAGCATCACGGTACGACTCTGGTCGAGTACTTCTACCGTGTCGCCAGCGCCAAGGTCGAAGCGAACCCAGACGAACGGGAAGTAGACGAAACCATCTACCGCTATCCAGGTCCGAAACCACAAACCAAGGAAGCCGCGGTGCTGATGATTTGCGACGCGGTGGAAAGTGCCTGCCGGACGCTGGTCGAGCCAACTTCGGCCCGCATCAGTGCCCTCGTCGAAGAACTGTCCATGAAACGATTACTCGATGGCCAGTTCGACGAATGTGGTCTGACGCTACGCGAACTGCGTCAAATTCAATCCAGTGTGACCAAAAGCCTCACCGCCGTTTATCATGGTCGTGTGAAGTACCCCAGTTCGCAGCCTGCTTAA
- a CDS encoding PhoH family protein — protein MYEATIKFLDHASVLQLFGSRDQHLRRIRDSLNVSITHRDERVSISGEERAVAKAIRVVEDLRHRLERNGTLDKEDLDEALGEVNGEPTIRRTIPIATFQKGGGVKPRTPGQVAYVEAIRNYNMVFALGPAGTGKTYLAVALAVEALLENRIGKIVLVRPAVEAGEQLGFLPGTLYEKINPYLRPMLDSLSEMMEPNLITQYMATDVIEVVPLAFMRGRTLKNAFIILDEAQNTTSAQMKMFLTRMGKDSRMVISGDITQNDLPPRVRSGLTDALYRLRNIDGIARVELSNADIQRHPLVQKIVDAYETSSENELGSEGG, from the coding sequence ATGTACGAAGCAACGATCAAATTTTTGGACCATGCCTCGGTCCTCCAACTTTTCGGTAGTCGCGACCAACATCTTCGACGTATCCGCGATTCGCTGAACGTCTCGATCACCCATCGCGACGAACGCGTGAGCATCTCAGGCGAAGAACGCGCCGTCGCCAAGGCGATTCGTGTCGTGGAAGATCTGCGCCACCGCTTGGAACGCAACGGAACGCTCGACAAAGAAGACCTGGACGAGGCCCTGGGCGAAGTCAACGGCGAACCGACCATTCGTCGAACGATACCTATTGCCACATTCCAGAAAGGTGGCGGGGTCAAACCACGGACCCCCGGCCAGGTCGCCTATGTCGAGGCGATCCGCAATTACAACATGGTCTTCGCCCTGGGACCTGCCGGTACAGGCAAAACTTACCTGGCCGTAGCCCTGGCGGTCGAAGCGTTACTAGAAAACCGTATCGGCAAGATTGTTCTTGTCCGTCCTGCCGTGGAAGCTGGCGAACAACTTGGCTTCCTTCCCGGGACGTTGTATGAGAAGATCAACCCCTACCTGCGACCGATGTTAGACTCGCTTTCGGAAATGATGGAGCCGAATCTCATCACGCAGTATATGGCGACCGATGTTATCGAAGTCGTTCCCCTGGCCTTCATGCGCGGGCGGACACTGAAGAATGCCTTCATCATTCTGGACGAAGCCCAGAATACGACATCGGCCCAAATGAAGATGTTCCTGACCCGGATGGGTAAGGACTCGCGAATGGTCATCAGTGGGGACATCACCCAGAACGACCTTCCGCCTCGAGTACGAAGTGGTTTGACCGATGCCTTGTATCGGCTTCGCAACATTGATGGAATTGCCCGCGTCGAGTTAAGCAACGCAGATATCCAGCGTCATCCGCTGGTGCAAAAGATTGTGGATGCCTACGAAACGAGTTCAGAAAACGAACTCGGTAGCGAAGGCGGCTAA
- a CDS encoding phosphatidate cytidylyltransferase produces the protein MLKWRLIGSIAIILPLCGLCWLDFNQNFGRPGLWLLPLVILLAVLAAEEVLDLLRAKQLRPIGWSCHLGTLTVMLTASLPIWWPSSQIPSQAVQSEWVLYALAFGAILAIVGEMRRYEKPGASMIHLGLTIFAIFYVGGLLSFVVRLRLVEQGTPQGNAYGMVALLSMIVVVKISDIGAYFIGSNFGRTKLVPRLSPGKTLEGTLGGLATACLGSYLVFQLIGPWIAGAPIPSMPLGWLLFALLVSPAGMIGDLAESMFKRDMETKDSSKWLVGLGGVLDVLDSMLLGAPVALLCWELGIVGPGW, from the coding sequence GTGCTCAAGTGGCGATTGATTGGATCGATTGCCATAATTCTGCCTCTTTGCGGACTTTGTTGGCTCGACTTCAACCAGAACTTTGGCCGGCCCGGATTGTGGCTGTTGCCGCTGGTCATCCTGCTGGCGGTTCTTGCCGCGGAAGAAGTATTGGACCTGCTCCGGGCGAAACAGCTTCGACCGATTGGCTGGTCGTGTCACCTCGGTACGCTGACGGTCATGCTTACGGCAAGCCTTCCGATCTGGTGGCCTAGCTCGCAGATTCCCTCGCAAGCCGTTCAATCGGAATGGGTCCTATACGCGCTGGCCTTCGGGGCCATCCTGGCGATCGTAGGAGAAATGCGCCGGTACGAAAAACCGGGCGCTTCGATGATTCACCTCGGGCTCACGATCTTCGCGATCTTCTACGTGGGAGGGCTGCTGAGTTTTGTCGTTCGCCTACGTCTGGTCGAGCAAGGCACCCCACAAGGGAACGCCTACGGCATGGTCGCGTTACTCTCGATGATCGTCGTCGTGAAGATTTCAGATATCGGCGCTTATTTTATTGGTTCGAACTTTGGTCGCACCAAACTTGTCCCCAGGCTAAGTCCTGGAAAAACACTGGAAGGTACGCTCGGCGGATTGGCCACGGCGTGTCTCGGAAGCTACCTGGTCTTTCAGCTGATTGGCCCGTGGATCGCCGGGGCACCGATCCCATCGATGCCGCTAGGTTGGCTTCTCTTTGCTTTGTTGGTCTCGCCAGCTGGCATGATCGGAGATCTGGCCGAGTCGATGTTCAAGCGCGACATGGAGACAAAAGACTCCAGCAAATGGCTCGTCGGCCTCGGCGGCGTGCTCGATGTTCTCGATTCGATGCTGCTGGGGGCACCGGTCGCCTTGCTGTGCTGGGAACTCGGTATTGTCGGTCCCGGCTGGTAA
- a CDS encoding isoprenyl transferase yields the protein MSKTATTARHPIEDLPRDRFPNHIAVIMDGNGRWAQRQGLPRIEGHRRGVTSVRCTVEECARLKIGQLTLYCLSSENWKRPQHELDFLMHLLEQYMIEERSTIMKQNVRVQIIGRRDGIPEQVQREMDKTIEMSANNTGTTLCLAINYGGRAEMVDAVRCIAEGVKEGRLTTEEITEETIAQHLYTRGMPDPDLMIRTAGEMRISNFLLWQISYSELWVTDLCWPEFREETLRDAIENFASRDRRFGGLTNQGPSGVDACSSGD from the coding sequence GTGTCTAAAACGGCGACGACAGCGCGACATCCGATCGAGGACCTTCCTCGCGACCGCTTTCCGAATCACATCGCGGTTATCATGGATGGCAACGGTCGTTGGGCTCAACGCCAGGGATTGCCTCGTATTGAAGGACATCGGCGCGGCGTGACTTCGGTCCGCTGCACCGTCGAGGAATGTGCACGCCTGAAGATCGGTCAGTTGACGCTGTACTGTTTGTCCAGCGAGAACTGGAAGCGACCCCAGCACGAGCTCGACTTCCTGATGCATCTGCTCGAGCAATACATGATCGAAGAACGCTCGACGATCATGAAGCAAAACGTCCGCGTCCAGATCATCGGTCGCCGTGATGGTATCCCCGAGCAAGTCCAGCGCGAGATGGACAAGACCATCGAGATGAGTGCCAACAACACCGGCACCACGCTTTGTCTGGCAATCAATTATGGCGGCCGGGCCGAGATGGTCGACGCGGTTCGTTGCATCGCGGAAGGGGTGAAAGAGGGAAGGCTCACCACCGAAGAGATCACCGAAGAAACGATCGCCCAGCATCTTTATACCCGCGGTATGCCTGACCCCGATCTGATGATTCGCACAGCCGGCGAGATGCGGATCAGCAACTTCCTGCTCTGGCAGATCAGCTATTCCGAACTGTGGGTTACCGATCTTTGCTGGCCAGAGTTTCGCGAAGAAACCTTGCGAGATGCGATTGAAAACTTCGCCTCGCGAGATCGTCGTTTTGGTGGCCTTACCAACCAAGGCCCCTCAGGAGTTGACGCGTGCTCAAGTGGCGATTGA
- a CDS encoding adenylosuccinate synthase: MAGSCVIGLQWGDEAKGKLVDLLTQQHDIVARFLGGANAGHTVVDGENVYKLHHIPSGILRSEVLNVITAGVVINPPILLGEMDALTERGVSIDNLRLSDRSHIIFPWHIAEDRAMNQGTADGENIGTTLRGIGPCYRDKVGRSYAIRLGDMMRPNFKDKVYMICEKKNRTIASMYEDGQFEPLDPDKIYEEFAAYAERLRPFVCDSTDLLLNAVDEQKTILFEGAQGALLDVDHGTYPFVTSSNSSGVGASAGAGVPAKHIDQVIGVAKAYSTRVGGGPFPTELHDETGEKIRKRGNEYGTTTGRPRRTGWFDAVAVRYTARVSGIDVLSLMMLDVLSTFDEIKICTSYELNGEQITRFPSHVDDIRNLKPIYETMPGWAEEITGARSLDDLPANALAYVRRIEELVGFPVGVVSVGPDRKQTIFTKDVLKLAVT, translated from the coding sequence GTGGCTGGTTCGTGTGTTATTGGTTTGCAGTGGGGTGACGAGGCTAAAGGTAAGCTCGTCGATCTTTTGACCCAGCAGCACGATATCGTGGCCCGTTTTCTGGGCGGAGCGAATGCCGGTCACACCGTCGTCGACGGCGAGAACGTCTACAAGCTGCACCATATCCCGAGTGGTATCTTGCGCAGTGAAGTGCTGAACGTCATCACCGCCGGGGTGGTCATCAATCCACCCATCCTGCTTGGTGAAATGGACGCCCTGACCGAGCGCGGCGTTTCCATCGACAATTTGCGTCTCAGCGATCGCTCGCACATCATCTTCCCTTGGCACATTGCCGAAGACCGTGCGATGAACCAGGGAACCGCCGACGGCGAGAACATCGGCACCACGTTGCGTGGTATCGGCCCTTGCTACCGCGACAAAGTGGGCCGCAGCTATGCGATCCGCCTCGGCGACATGATGCGACCGAACTTCAAAGACAAGGTCTACATGATCTGCGAGAAGAAGAATCGCACGATCGCCAGCATGTACGAAGACGGCCAGTTCGAACCGCTCGATCCCGATAAGATCTACGAAGAATTCGCAGCCTACGCCGAACGACTCCGTCCGTTCGTCTGCGATTCGACCGACTTGCTGCTCAACGCTGTCGACGAACAGAAGACCATTCTCTTTGAAGGTGCCCAAGGCGCTTTGCTCGACGTTGACCACGGGACCTACCCGTTCGTGACCAGCAGCAATAGCTCCGGCGTTGGCGCCTCGGCAGGTGCCGGTGTCCCCGCCAAGCACATCGATCAGGTAATTGGTGTCGCCAAAGCCTACAGCACCCGCGTTGGTGGAGGCCCCTTCCCCACCGAGCTGCACGACGAAACAGGCGAAAAGATTCGCAAGCGTGGTAATGAATATGGCACGACCACCGGCCGTCCACGACGTACCGGCTGGTTTGATGCCGTCGCCGTTCGCTACACAGCCCGTGTGAGCGGTATCGACGTCCTCTCGCTGATGATGCTGGACGTGCTGTCGACGTTCGACGAAATCAAGATTTGCACCTCCTATGAACTCAATGGCGAGCAAATTACCCGCTTCCCATCGCATGTCGACGACATCCGCAATCTGAAGCCTATTTACGAAACGATGCCAGGCTGGGCCGAAGAAATCACCGGTGCTCGCAGCCTGGACGACTTGCCAGCCAACGCACTGGCCTACGTCCGACGGATTGAAGAACTGGTTGGCTTCCCGGTGGGTGTGGTCTCGGTTGGCCCAGACCGCAAGCAAACCATTTTCACCAAAGACGTTCTGAAGCTGGCGGTAACCTAA
- a CDS encoding C25 family cysteine peptidase encodes MNSLLVLALLMATPEAPANQGFDTLVVCPQPYVAAMQPWFDYRMKQGHRIGVVTDTSSKEAIRTTIREAAEAGPLQQVLLVGDAIADQSDAIGVPVHYQKAVVNVLFGSEPEIPTDNFYADLNDDQIPDIAVGRFSVSSEEELKTIVAKTLAYETKLPSGDWQRRLHFVAGLGGFGSVVDTLMESVTKKFLTDEIPAHFDAVVAQGSWQSIYCPDPREFRDEVLKQLNDGGLFWVYMGHGHVEHLDYVRVPNDAFPIFSNNDALALRNERSNPIAIFLACYTGAFDAPRDCLAERLHRAKGGPVAVYAGSRVTMPYAMGVMGTEMLQQYFVEKQPTLGQLILHAKQETIRQSGKSGNRKMLDTMASLVSPKPKLLREERLEHMALFNLLGDPLLKLPHASPVEIEAPKVAEPGQTIEIAGTTEIAGKVHVELVCRRDGCVETLAKRALYDARHDQLASYNQTYQSANDRCWESVEVLPVDGNFTTRLLVPEACEGPCHVRVWVEGASQVGLGSHDIEIRSRPAKPQTEGELAGQ; translated from the coding sequence ATGAATTCGCTGCTTGTCCTGGCACTTCTGATGGCCACTCCGGAAGCCCCGGCAAACCAAGGCTTCGATACGCTGGTGGTCTGTCCGCAGCCCTACGTTGCCGCCATGCAGCCCTGGTTTGACTACCGAATGAAGCAGGGACACCGGATCGGGGTGGTCACCGATACGTCCTCGAAAGAAGCAATCCGAACGACCATTCGCGAAGCGGCCGAGGCAGGTCCTCTCCAACAGGTGCTGTTAGTGGGGGACGCGATCGCCGATCAATCGGACGCCATCGGCGTGCCGGTTCATTACCAGAAGGCGGTCGTGAATGTCTTGTTTGGCTCGGAGCCTGAAATTCCGACCGACAACTTCTATGCGGACCTGAACGACGACCAGATCCCGGACATCGCGGTCGGGCGGTTTTCGGTAAGCAGTGAAGAAGAATTGAAGACGATCGTGGCCAAGACGTTGGCTTACGAAACCAAGCTTCCTTCCGGCGACTGGCAACGGCGATTGCACTTTGTGGCAGGCCTCGGTGGCTTTGGTTCGGTGGTCGATACCTTGATGGAATCGGTTACCAAGAAATTTCTGACCGACGAAATTCCGGCCCACTTCGATGCCGTCGTGGCCCAGGGAAGCTGGCAAAGTATCTACTGCCCCGACCCTCGCGAGTTCCGCGATGAAGTCCTGAAGCAGCTCAACGATGGTGGATTGTTCTGGGTGTATATGGGGCATGGGCATGTCGAGCACCTCGACTATGTTCGAGTACCCAATGATGCCTTCCCGATTTTCTCGAACAACGATGCCCTGGCTCTACGCAACGAGCGCTCGAACCCGATCGCAATCTTTCTGGCCTGTTACACAGGGGCTTTCGATGCCCCACGAGACTGCCTGGCGGAGCGACTCCACCGAGCAAAAGGTGGGCCGGTCGCGGTTTATGCCGGATCGCGTGTGACGATGCCTTACGCCATGGGTGTCATGGGCACGGAGATGCTGCAGCAGTATTTCGTCGAGAAACAACCAACGCTGGGGCAACTGATTCTGCATGCCAAGCAGGAAACCATTCGCCAGAGTGGCAAGTCAGGCAATCGCAAGATGCTCGACACAATGGCCAGCCTCGTCAGTCCCAAGCCGAAACTGCTGCGGGAAGAACGGCTTGAACATATGGCTTTGTTCAACCTGCTTGGCGACCCGCTGCTGAAGCTACCGCATGCTTCGCCGGTCGAGATTGAGGCACCCAAAGTAGCCGAGCCAGGGCAGACGATCGAAATCGCGGGCACCACCGAAATAGCGGGTAAGGTCCATGTGGAGTTGGTCTGTCGACGCGATGGATGTGTCGAAACGCTCGCTAAGCGGGCACTCTACGATGCCCGTCACGATCAACTGGCGAGCTACAACCAGACCTACCAATCAGCCAACGATCGCTGTTGGGAATCGGTCGAGGTGCTGCCGGTCGACGGCAACTTCACCACCCGTTTGTTGGTGCCAGAGGCCTGCGAGGGGCCATGTCATGTCCGAGTTTGGGTGGAAGGTGCTTCGCAAGTCGGGTTAGGTTCGCACGATATCGAGATCCGATCACGCCCTGCGAAGCCGCAAACCGAAGGGGAACTGGCCGGCCAGTAG